A single window of Paenibacillus sp. FSL H8-0537 DNA harbors:
- the nusB gene encoding transcription antitermination factor NusB gives MKRRLAREIAVSSLYQMEMNEVTADEAVDMLLEEAHSANEIGAEPGDIGNADDDFVRQLVMGVAERKAAIDDMLQDHLTGWQVDRLSRVDRQVLRLACFEMVFSDDVPPKAVINEAIELAKHFGTEESGKFVNGVLGKLISGLDQLKAEPDHTN, from the coding sequence ATGAAACGTAGATTAGCGAGAGAAATTGCAGTATCAAGTTTGTACCAAATGGAAATGAATGAAGTCACTGCTGATGAAGCGGTGGACATGCTTCTTGAAGAGGCGCATTCCGCTAATGAGATCGGCGCAGAGCCAGGAGATATTGGCAATGCGGATGATGATTTTGTAAGACAGCTCGTCATGGGCGTCGCGGAGCGGAAAGCGGCGATTGACGACATGCTGCAGGATCATTTGACCGGTTGGCAGGTTGACAGGCTGTCTCGGGTAGACCGTCAGGTTTTGCGTCTGGCATGCTTTGAGATGGTATTCAGCGACGATGTGCCGCCGAAAGCGGTTATCAATGAGGCAATTGAACTAGCGAAGCATTTCGGCACGGAAGAGTCTGGCAAGTTCGTAAATGGCGTGTTAGGCAAGCTGATTAGCGGACTTGATCAACTGAAAGCCGAGCCTGATCATACAAACTAG